Proteins encoded together in one Hymenobacter monticola window:
- a CDS encoding homoserine kinase, whose translation MPDSVLVHSPATLSNLGCGFDVFGLALAAPYDTVRITRSSTPGIRIQHLDPYNLPTDPQQNVAGVALQALLKEVPETIGFDVEITKGIKPGSGVGSSAASAAGAVVAANALLGNRFSKMQLVDFAMEGEAVASGARHADNIAPAIYGGFTVVRALQPAIDIIALPAPPLWVAVAHPQIELKTSDSRKVLPKEVALGLAVRQWANVAGLVSGFLTADYELIGRSLDDYIVEPARLPLIPGLAEAKARAMAAGAIGGGISGSGPSIFMLNRDEATAQSVGAALGGVFAELGIAFNVYVGPVGTQGAYVVSEEQ comes from the coding sequence ATGCCTGATTCTGTTCTCGTTCATTCTCCCGCCACGCTTTCCAACCTCGGTTGCGGCTTCGATGTATTCGGCCTCGCCCTCGCCGCGCCTTACGACACCGTGCGCATCACGCGCAGCAGCACGCCGGGCATCCGCATTCAGCACCTCGACCCCTATAACCTGCCCACCGACCCGCAGCAAAACGTAGCGGGCGTGGCCCTGCAAGCCCTGCTGAAAGAGGTGCCCGAAACCATTGGCTTCGACGTGGAAATCACCAAAGGCATCAAGCCCGGCAGCGGCGTGGGCAGCAGCGCCGCCAGTGCGGCCGGAGCCGTGGTGGCCGCTAATGCCTTATTGGGCAACCGCTTCAGCAAGATGCAGCTGGTGGATTTTGCCATGGAAGGGGAAGCAGTCGCCTCGGGCGCGCGCCATGCCGACAACATCGCGCCGGCCATCTACGGTGGCTTCACGGTGGTTCGCGCTTTGCAGCCGGCCATTGATATAATTGCCCTTCCGGCCCCGCCGCTGTGGGTGGCCGTGGCGCACCCACAGATTGAGCTGAAAACCAGCGACTCGCGCAAGGTGCTGCCTAAAGAGGTGGCTTTGGGCTTGGCCGTGCGGCAATGGGCCAACGTGGCGGGCCTGGTTTCCGGTTTCCTCACGGCTGATTACGAGTTGATTGGCCGCTCGCTCGACGATTACATCGTGGAGCCGGCGCGGCTGCCGCTCATTCCCGGCCTGGCGGAGGCGAAGGCGCGGGCAATGGCGGCGGGCGCCATCGGTGGGGGAATTTCCGGCTCGGGCCCGTCTATTTTCATGCTGAACCGCGACGAGGCGACGGCACAGTCCGTGGGCGCGGCGCTGGGCGGCGTGTTTGCTGAGTTGGGCATTGCGTTCAACGTGTACGTCGGGCCGGTGGGAACGCAGGGGGCGTATGTGGTTTCGGAAGAGCAATAA
- the thrC gene encoding threonine synthase has protein sequence MTGQKDQNRMKYYSLRHQSPLVDFRTATITGQAPDGGLYFPETIPKFLPGFLRELRGLSKATVAFNVMRPYVGTTIGEDDLRRICAEAVDFAFPLVPVGEKVASLELFHGPTLAFKDVGARFMSRCLGYFAQRGDTPPVTVLVATSGDTGGAVASGFLGVPGVEVVLLYPSGKVSPVQEQQLTTLGQNITALEVQGTFDDCQALVKQAFQDQELAEKRFLTSANSINVARWLPQQLYYCFALQQWPEGATPPVVSVPSGNFGNICAGLLARASGLPLGHFIAACNANEPVPAYLRTGTFTPRPAVPTFSNAMDVGNPSNFARILELFDNDLAKMRAALGADTVSDADTVATIQRVWNEHGYLLDPHGAVAYAALRRYQAQHPEAAGMILATAHPVKFPNVVEPVLGRAIELPEVVQALQGRAKRSVPLAVDYEALKACLL, from the coding sequence ATGACGGGCCAAAAAGACCAGAATCGAATGAAATACTACAGCCTTCGCCATCAGTCGCCCTTGGTTGATTTTCGCACGGCCACCATCACCGGACAGGCGCCGGACGGTGGCCTGTATTTTCCTGAAACCATTCCGAAATTCCTGCCGGGCTTTCTGCGCGAGCTGCGCGGCCTGAGCAAGGCCACGGTGGCGTTCAACGTGATGCGGCCTTACGTGGGCACAACCATCGGCGAAGATGATTTGCGGCGCATCTGTGCCGAGGCGGTGGATTTTGCCTTTCCGCTAGTGCCGGTGGGGGAGAAGGTGGCTTCGCTGGAACTGTTCCACGGGCCTACGCTGGCGTTCAAGGACGTGGGCGCGCGGTTTATGAGCCGCTGCCTGGGCTACTTCGCGCAGCGCGGCGACACGCCGCCCGTGACCGTGCTGGTGGCTACCTCCGGCGATACCGGCGGGGCCGTGGCCAGCGGCTTTCTGGGCGTGCCGGGCGTGGAGGTGGTCCTTCTCTACCCCTCCGGCAAGGTGAGCCCGGTGCAGGAGCAGCAGCTTACCACGCTGGGCCAGAATATCACCGCGCTGGAAGTGCAGGGCACCTTCGACGACTGCCAGGCGCTGGTGAAGCAGGCGTTTCAGGACCAGGAGCTGGCGGAGAAGCGCTTCCTCACGTCGGCCAACAGTATCAACGTGGCGCGCTGGCTGCCGCAGCAACTGTACTACTGCTTTGCCCTGCAACAGTGGCCGGAGGGGGCCACGCCGCCGGTGGTGTCGGTGCCGAGCGGCAACTTCGGCAACATCTGCGCCGGGCTGCTGGCGCGGGCCTCGGGGCTGCCGTTGGGGCACTTCATTGCGGCTTGCAACGCCAACGAGCCCGTGCCGGCTTACCTGCGCACGGGCACCTTCACGCCCCGACCGGCGGTGCCCACTTTCTCCAACGCCATGGACGTGGGCAACCCCAGCAACTTCGCGCGCATTCTGGAGCTGTTCGACAACGACCTGGCCAAGATGCGCGCCGCTCTCGGTGCCGATACGGTGAGCGACGCCGATACCGTGGCCACCATCCAGCGGGTGTGGAACGAGCACGGCTACCTGCTCGACCCGCACGGCGCAGTGGCCTACGCCGCGCTGCGGCGCTACCAGGCCCAGCACCCCGAGGCGGCCGGCATGATACTGGCCACGGCCCACCCGGTGAAATTTCCCAACGTGGTGGAGCCCGTGCTGGGCCGGGCCATTGAATTGCCTGAAGTGGTGCAGGCCCTGCAGGGGCGCGCTAAACGAAGTGTGCCGCTGGCGGTTGATTACGAAGCGCTGAAGGCCTGTCTGCTCTAG
- a CDS encoding c-type heme family protein, which translates to MPAFVKSLFYKIALSALVFGFAACRPDQVEHLKDSKRIGQETANWEVKRIMPNDLLRATRWAGDSLTATADTLLRRTLARELAAGGVARAAAFCRPETYGAVDSLARVLKATARRVSARPRNPANKGTLAAAEVASDTLRIVKRESQEVFFYQRPIVLNNSLCLRCHGEVGKDIAPADYALLQKQFPQGQATGFRLGQPMAAWQLSLRRDGVAEFWTMKTRKKWKEHKMPKLF; encoded by the coding sequence ATGCCCGCTTTTGTGAAAAGCCTGTTCTATAAAATTGCGTTGTCCGCTCTGGTGTTTGGCTTTGCCGCCTGCCGGCCCGACCAAGTCGAACACTTGAAGGACAGCAAGCGCATTGGCCAGGAAACGGCCAACTGGGAGGTGAAGCGCATCATGCCCAACGACTTGCTGCGCGCCACCCGCTGGGCCGGCGACTCGCTCACGGCCACGGCCGACACGCTGTTGCGCCGCACCCTGGCCCGCGAGCTGGCCGCGGGCGGCGTGGCCCGGGCCGCCGCCTTCTGCCGCCCCGAAACCTACGGCGCCGTCGATTCGCTGGCGCGCGTGCTCAAGGCTACGGCCCGGCGCGTGAGCGCGCGGCCGCGCAACCCGGCCAATAAAGGCACGCTGGCAGCGGCCGAAGTGGCCTCGGATACCCTGCGCATCGTGAAACGGGAGTCGCAGGAGGTGTTTTTCTACCAACGCCCCATTGTGCTCAACAACTCGCTGTGCCTGCGCTGCCACGGCGAAGTAGGCAAGGACATTGCCCCCGCCGACTACGCCCTTCTGCAAAAGCAATTCCCGCAGGGCCAGGCCACCGGCTTCCGCCTGGGCCAGCCCATGGCCGCCTGGCAGCTCAGCCTGCGGCGCGACGGCGTGGCCGAGTTCTGGACCATGAAAACGCGCAAGAAGTGGAAGGAGCACAAGATGCCCAAGCTATTCTGA
- a CDS encoding toxin-antitoxin system YwqK family antitoxin, translated as MGWPGLAASAQDLKLADCVKLMRADSAQLFFDARYALVPPACATIRRESRMDAATGSFQGEVRDYLVADNSLLTKVRYANGVREGDYEQHYANHQLATTGRFVKGQPTGTWKYWYASGQPWQTLELGSGGPMRIVAYWDSTGRQRVTDGAGTWEENTDGTMPTHVSGRVVAGLMEGTWERRSRLDKLVLTAEDYRAGRLLEGRQYMATVGKPKKYQDRSLLGPQAVDASAVIEPFHLGKSCEEQAALAASEAASRQLIASTVLVNPRPPRDPGTYQQQLLQRLHDFNNLTQWMPQTDGQSTLITADIDDKGQISHVVSESGTLASAFTTILADLGTWRPGSVNGRPVPGKLRITLRMFSTQLQSSLGANVAFPLPPDALRPASK; from the coding sequence TTGGGCTGGCCCGGCCTGGCGGCCAGCGCCCAGGACCTAAAGCTGGCCGACTGCGTGAAACTGATGCGCGCCGACAGCGCACAGCTGTTTTTTGACGCCCGCTACGCGCTGGTACCCCCGGCCTGCGCCACCATTCGCCGCGAAAGCCGGATGGATGCCGCAACCGGCAGCTTCCAGGGCGAAGTGCGGGATTACCTGGTGGCCGACAACAGTTTATTAACCAAAGTGCGCTACGCGAACGGGGTGCGCGAGGGCGACTACGAGCAGCACTACGCCAACCACCAGCTGGCCACCACCGGCCGGTTTGTGAAAGGCCAGCCCACAGGCACCTGGAAATACTGGTACGCCAGCGGGCAGCCCTGGCAAACCCTGGAGCTGGGCAGCGGCGGCCCCATGCGCATCGTGGCGTATTGGGACTCCACCGGGCGGCAGCGCGTGACCGACGGCGCCGGCACCTGGGAAGAAAACACCGACGGCACCATGCCCACCCACGTCAGCGGCCGGGTGGTGGCCGGCCTGATGGAGGGCACCTGGGAGCGCCGCAGCCGCCTCGACAAGCTGGTGCTGACGGCCGAAGACTACCGCGCGGGGCGTTTGCTGGAAGGCCGGCAGTACATGGCCACGGTGGGCAAGCCCAAAAAGTACCAGGACCGGTCGTTGCTCGGGCCCCAGGCCGTGGATGCGTCGGCCGTTATCGAGCCTTTTCACCTGGGCAAAAGCTGTGAGGAGCAGGCCGCCCTGGCGGCGTCGGAAGCGGCCAGCCGCCAGTTGATAGCCTCGACGGTACTCGTAAACCCTCGGCCGCCCCGCGACCCCGGCACTTACCAGCAACAGTTGTTGCAGCGCTTGCACGATTTTAACAACCTGACCCAATGGATGCCCCAGACCGACGGGCAGTCGACCCTGATTACCGCCGACATTGACGACAAAGGCCAAATCAGCCATGTCGTGTCGGAGTCGGGCACGCTGGCGTCGGCCTTCACCACCATTCTTGCCGATTTGGGCACTTGGCGTCCGGGGTCGGTGAATGGTCGGCCGGTGCCGGGCAAGTTGCGTATTACGTTGCGGATGTTCAGCACGCAGCTGCAAAGCAGCCTTGGCGCCAACGTGGCTTTCCCGCTGCCCCCGGATGCTTTGCGGCCTGCGTCCAAATAA
- a CDS encoding protoporphyrinogen/coproporphyrinogen oxidase, with translation MQPELPIIIIGAGMAGLACATWLHRAGRPVLLLEAADAVGGRVRTDLTPEGFRLDRGFQVLQTNYPEARRIFDYGALNLKAFRSGAVIRLADGRETTLENPLQRPLAAVSALTSPIGTAADKLRILSLVRHVLKYTPEELLNRPATDTRSFLRRYGYSEQIISTFFEPFFGGVYLDRDLTTASNFFEFVFQQFVTGDAAIPALGIQQLPEQLAARLPTGTVQLNAPVAAIVDGSQVRLTTGKVLEAQAIVLATDGLTAARLLAGRSGKPDDAVNLEAASYPTAARLTTCTYFATGGHSPGRNDKLLRLNAATNALVHNVAFPADVSGAYAPAGRALISVSTHGERGLSEEEIAVGVREELAAWFGPAARQWEYLRSYRITKALPVYLAGQPPRQPLKLAPNLYRCGDWTAYPSLNAALATGREVAEALIKG, from the coding sequence ATGCAACCCGAGCTTCCCATCATCATCATCGGCGCGGGCATGGCCGGGCTGGCCTGCGCCACCTGGCTGCACCGCGCCGGCCGACCCGTGCTGCTGCTCGAAGCGGCCGACGCCGTGGGCGGCCGCGTGCGCACCGACCTCACGCCCGAGGGCTTCCGGCTCGACCGTGGCTTTCAGGTGCTGCAAACCAACTACCCCGAGGCCCGGCGCATTTTCGACTACGGCGCCCTGAACCTGAAGGCTTTCCGCTCCGGCGCCGTCATCCGGCTGGCCGACGGGCGCGAAACCACGCTCGAAAATCCGTTGCAGCGCCCGTTGGCGGCGGTTTCGGCCCTCACCTCGCCCATCGGCACGGCGGCCGACAAACTGCGCATCCTCAGCCTGGTGCGGCACGTGCTCAAATACACGCCGGAAGAATTGCTGAACCGCCCGGCCACCGACACCCGAAGCTTCCTGCGTCGCTACGGCTACAGTGAGCAAATCATCAGCACGTTTTTCGAGCCGTTTTTCGGGGGCGTCTATCTGGACCGCGACCTGACCACGGCCAGCAACTTCTTCGAGTTCGTCTTTCAGCAATTCGTGACCGGCGACGCCGCCATTCCCGCCCTCGGTATTCAGCAGCTGCCCGAGCAGCTCGCGGCCCGCCTGCCCACGGGTACCGTGCAGCTGAATGCGCCCGTCGCCGCCATCGTCGACGGCTCGCAGGTGCGGCTCACGACGGGTAAAGTGCTCGAAGCCCAGGCCATTGTGCTGGCCACCGACGGCCTGACGGCTGCGCGCCTGCTGGCCGGCCGCAGCGGCAAGCCCGACGACGCCGTAAACCTCGAAGCCGCCAGCTACCCCACCGCGGCTCGCCTCACCACCTGCACCTACTTCGCCACCGGCGGCCACTCGCCCGGCCGCAACGATAAATTGCTCCGCCTAAACGCTGCCACCAATGCCCTCGTGCACAATGTAGCCTTTCCGGCCGATGTGAGTGGGGCCTATGCGCCGGCCGGTCGGGCGCTTATTTCAGTGAGCACGCACGGCGAGCGGGGCCTGAGCGAAGAGGAAATTGCCGTCGGCGTGCGCGAAGAGCTGGCCGCGTGGTTTGGGCCCGCGGCGCGGCAGTGGGAGTACCTGCGCAGCTACCGCATCACCAAGGCGCTACCGGTGTACCTGGCCGGCCAGCCGCCCCGGCAGCCCCTGAAGCTGGCGCCCAATCTGTACCGCTGCGGCGATTGGACGGCCTACCCGTCGCTGAACGCGGCGCTGGCCACCGGGCGGGAGGTGGCAGAGGCCCTTATCAAAGGCTAG
- a CDS encoding MFS transporter, whose protein sequence is MASAAAPPASASTRKKPRLSFWQIWNMSFGFMGIQFGFALQNANTSRIFSNLGANADDIPILWVAAPLTGLIVQPIIGYLSDRTWSPRWGRRRPFFLVGAILASIAMLIMPNSPTLWIAGGMLWIMDASINISMEPFRAFVGDKLPGEQHTTGFATQSFFIGIGAVVASLLPSILTRFGVANEAANGIVPNSVKFSYYIGAAAFFLCVLYTVLTTTEYPPEDIEAFEREKNSTTLAQGIKETFTGVAHMPKVMKQLASVQFFTWFGLFCMWIFTTLAVTKHLYHTTDNKSAAFNEGANFVGEAFAVYNGVSAAFSLLLPVIARKFSRKLTHMLCLTAGGLGLLSIAFITEPWMLYVSMIGVGIAWTSILSVPYAMLAGAIPANKMGHYMGVFNAFIVTPQVCASLGLPFIMKQFPSLDPLNVVVLGGVLMIIGGLLTLRVSDDEKIRMPIEGEQGLAPAYESPATPNPAV, encoded by the coding sequence ATGGCATCAGCCGCTGCGCCTCCGGCCTCCGCAAGCACCCGCAAGAAGCCCCGCCTGAGCTTCTGGCAAATCTGGAACATGAGCTTTGGCTTCATGGGCATTCAGTTCGGCTTCGCGCTGCAGAATGCCAACACCAGCCGCATTTTCTCCAACCTGGGCGCCAACGCCGACGACATTCCGATTCTGTGGGTGGCCGCGCCCCTCACAGGCCTCATCGTGCAGCCCATCATCGGCTACCTCTCCGACCGCACCTGGAGCCCGCGCTGGGGCCGGCGACGGCCGTTTTTTCTGGTTGGGGCCATCCTGGCGTCTATCGCCATGCTCATCATGCCCAACTCGCCCACGCTGTGGATTGCCGGCGGCATGCTCTGGATTATGGACGCCAGCATCAACATCAGCATGGAGCCGTTCCGGGCTTTTGTGGGCGACAAGCTGCCGGGCGAACAGCACACCACCGGATTTGCCACGCAGTCGTTTTTCATCGGCATCGGAGCCGTGGTGGCGTCGTTGCTGCCTAGCATTCTCACGCGTTTTGGCGTGGCCAATGAAGCCGCCAACGGCATTGTACCCAACTCGGTGAAGTTTTCCTACTACATCGGGGCGGCGGCGTTTTTCCTGTGCGTGCTCTACACCGTCCTCACCACCACCGAATACCCGCCGGAGGACATAGAAGCCTTCGAGCGCGAGAAAAACAGCACGACGCTGGCGCAGGGCATCAAGGAAACGTTCACTGGGGTGGCGCACATGCCCAAGGTGATGAAGCAATTGGCCTCGGTGCAGTTTTTTACCTGGTTCGGCCTGTTTTGCATGTGGATTTTCACCACGCTGGCTGTTACCAAGCACCTGTACCACACCACCGACAATAAATCGGCGGCCTTCAACGAGGGCGCCAACTTTGTGGGCGAAGCTTTTGCGGTCTACAACGGCGTTTCGGCCGCTTTCAGCCTGCTGCTGCCCGTCATTGCCCGCAAGTTTAGCCGCAAGCTCACCCACATGCTTTGCCTCACGGCCGGTGGCCTGGGCCTGTTGTCGATTGCCTTCATCACCGAGCCGTGGATGCTGTACGTCTCGATGATAGGCGTGGGCATTGCCTGGACCAGCATCCTGTCGGTGCCCTACGCCATGCTGGCGGGCGCCATTCCGGCCAACAAGATGGGCCACTACATGGGTGTGTTCAATGCCTTCATCGTCACGCCTCAGGTATGCGCCTCGCTGGGCCTGCCCTTCATCATGAAGCAGTTTCCCTCGCTCGACCCGCTGAACGTGGTGGTGCTGGGCGGTGTGCTCATGATTATCGGCGGCCTGCTCACGCTGCGCGTTTCCGACGACGAGAAAATTCGCATGCCCATCGAAGGCGAGCAGGGCCTTGCCCCCGCCTACGAAAGTCCGGCCACGCCCAACCCCGCCGTATAG
- a CDS encoding alpha-amylase family glycosyl hydrolase has protein sequence MKQLLLAGSLLSLAAFALPNPPVDKKRPAAQDPNTTAEVPQDHKLVIYQVMTRLFGNKVALNKPYGTITENGCGKFNDITDKALEEIKKLGVSHVWYTGVIEHATMTDYTASGIPADDADVVKGRAGSPYAIKDYYDVAPDLAVVVKNRMPEYEALIKRTHDHGLKVIMDFIPNHVARSYKSDAKPQSVVDLGAADDKTKAFAANNNFYYLPGKAFVVPANYNPLGPLKGPREDGKYSEMPAKATGNDVFSEAPSVNDWFETVKLNYGVDYQNGRKGYFTPVPDTWKKMRDILLFWAGKNVDGFRCDMAEMVPVEFWAWVIPEVKKAKPGIIFMGEAYNAKEYKTYLDKGKFDYLYDKVGLYDGLRRLMTGGGTTEDITKVWKEESNGFSSRMLRFLENHDEQRIASKDFATDPKRAIPAMTVTATLASGPVMLYFGQEVGEPAHGAEGFSSEDGRTSIFDYWGVPEHQKWMNQGKFDGAKLSPEQKSLREFYGRLLTVTSQNEALRKGRFYELQDANNLGKEYDQRRIYSYLRYTDKQQVLVVVNFSADKTYRPTITIPAEAMKAMGLSTSKFYTYTDLLDTDEPRNGLSLTLAPLSAYIFEIKPR, from the coding sequence ATGAAACAACTGTTGCTGGCTGGCAGCCTCCTCTCGTTGGCTGCATTCGCTTTGCCCAACCCGCCCGTGGACAAAAAACGCCCCGCCGCCCAGGACCCCAACACCACTGCGGAGGTACCCCAGGACCATAAGCTCGTCATTTACCAAGTGATGACGCGCTTGTTTGGCAATAAAGTGGCCCTGAACAAGCCCTATGGCACCATCACCGAGAACGGCTGCGGCAAGTTCAACGACATCACCGACAAGGCGCTGGAGGAAATCAAGAAGCTGGGTGTTAGCCACGTGTGGTACACCGGCGTGATTGAGCACGCTACCATGACGGACTACACGGCGTCCGGCATTCCGGCCGACGACGCCGACGTGGTGAAGGGCCGCGCCGGCTCGCCCTACGCCATCAAGGACTACTACGATGTGGCCCCAGACTTGGCCGTGGTGGTGAAAAACCGCATGCCCGAGTACGAGGCCCTCATCAAGCGCACCCACGACCACGGCCTGAAAGTCATCATGGACTTCATCCCGAACCACGTGGCCCGCTCTTACAAGTCAGACGCCAAGCCGCAAAGCGTGGTCGATTTGGGCGCGGCCGATGACAAAACCAAGGCTTTTGCGGCCAACAACAACTTCTATTACCTTCCCGGCAAGGCCTTCGTGGTGCCGGCCAACTACAACCCGCTCGGCCCGCTGAAAGGCCCGCGCGAGGACGGCAAGTACTCCGAAATGCCCGCCAAGGCCACCGGCAACGACGTTTTCTCGGAAGCTCCCAGTGTGAACGACTGGTTCGAAACCGTGAAACTGAACTACGGCGTGGACTACCAGAACGGGCGCAAAGGGTACTTCACGCCCGTGCCCGACACCTGGAAGAAGATGCGCGACATCCTCCTGTTCTGGGCCGGCAAAAACGTGGACGGCTTCCGCTGCGACATGGCCGAGATGGTACCCGTGGAGTTCTGGGCCTGGGTGATTCCGGAGGTGAAGAAGGCGAAGCCCGGCATCATTTTCATGGGCGAAGCCTACAACGCCAAGGAGTACAAGACCTACCTCGACAAGGGCAAATTTGACTATCTGTACGACAAGGTGGGCCTCTACGACGGCCTACGCCGCCTGATGACGGGCGGCGGCACCACCGAGGACATCACCAAGGTGTGGAAAGAGGAAAGCAACGGCTTCTCGTCGCGCATGCTACGCTTTCTGGAAAACCACGACGAGCAACGCATTGCTTCCAAGGACTTTGCCACCGACCCCAAGCGCGCCATTCCGGCCATGACCGTGACGGCCACCCTGGCCAGCGGCCCGGTGATGCTCTACTTCGGGCAGGAAGTGGGCGAGCCGGCGCACGGCGCCGAAGGCTTCAGCAGCGAAGACGGCCGCACCAGCATCTTCGACTACTGGGGCGTGCCCGAACACCAAAAGTGGATGAACCAAGGCAAGTTTGACGGCGCCAAGCTCAGCCCCGAGCAGAAAAGCCTGCGCGAGTTCTACGGCCGCCTGCTCACGGTGACCAGCCAGAACGAGGCCCTGCGCAAGGGCCGCTTTTACGAGCTGCAGGACGCCAACAACCTGGGCAAGGAGTATGACCAGCGCCGCATCTATTCCTACCTGCGCTACACCGACAAGCAGCAGGTATTGGTGGTAGTCAACTTCTCGGCCGACAAAACCTACCGGCCCACCATCACCATTCCGGCCGAGGCCATGAAAGCCATGGGCCTTAGCACCAGCAAATTCTACACCTACACCGACCTGCTCGACACCGACGAGCCCCGCAACGGCCTCAGTCTCACGCTGGCCCCGCTGTCGGCTTATATTTTCGAGATAAAGCCGCGCTAA